In a single window of the Rhodamnia argentea isolate NSW1041297 chromosome 2, ASM2092103v1, whole genome shotgun sequence genome:
- the LOC115737410 gene encoding protein JINGUBANG-like, producing the protein MDFHEKMTLWSYIDEEAKKVEKPTRPCVLNLRSSSERDDMQFPAARISAASTTSIPARPMSPETPWTLSPIRTSPSQPLLYHCLASLHRHEGSILSLAVSKDFIFTGTKSCRIHAWRQPDCGEVGYIKASSGEVWAILAYGRILITAHGDHRVRVWGVSAADNFRPKKIATLPPKNSFFVFPRKSSNQKHKDYISCLAYNHEEKLLYTGSWDKTVKAWKILENRCVDSFVAHESHVNAIAINQDDGCVFTCSSDGSVKIWRRVFGESSHILTMTLKFQLSPVNALALSSSPSTCILYSGSSDGIINFWEKEKTSGRFNHGGFLQGHHFAVLCLAAVADLIFSGSEDATIRVWRREEGNCFHTCLAVMDGHHGPVKCLAATLEREATVKGLLVYSASLDQTFKVWRVKVYPTEKVSPQHSAMEDQQIDGVDFEASPVLSPSWVVKKLQV; encoded by the coding sequence ATGGACTTCCACGAGAAGATGACGCTATGGAGCTACATCGACGAAGAAGCAAAGAAAGTTGAGAAACCTACTCGTCCCTGCGTCCTTAACCTCCGGAGCTCGAGCGAACGCGATGATATGCAGTTTCCGGCCGCTAGAATCTCTGCTGCTTCCACAACATCGATCCCGGCACGGCCTATGAGCCCCGAGACACCTTGGACGTTATCGCCAATTCGCACATCTCCTTCGCAACCTCTTCTCTACCATTGCCTAGCCTCCCTCCACCGCCATGAAGGCAGCATCCTTTCTCTCGCGGTATCTAAAGACTTCATATTCACAGGAACCAAGAGCTGTAGGATCCATGCATGGAGGCAACCGGATTGCGGGGAAGTGGGTTACATAAAAGCTAGCTCAGGAGAGGTTTGGGCGATCTTAGCTTATGGGAGGATCTTGATCACCGCACACGGGGACCACAGAGTTCGTGTATGGGGTGTTTCGGCCGCGGACAACTTCCGGCCGAAGAAGATCGCCACGCTACCCCCGAAGAACTCGTTTTTCGTGTTTCCGAGGAAGAGTTCGAATCAGAAACATAAGGATTACATCTCGTGTCTAGCTTACAACCACGAAGAGAAGCTCTTGTACACCGGCTCGTGGGACAAAACAGTCAAAGCGTGGAAAATCCTGGAAAACCGGTGCGTCGATTCGTTCGTGGCTCATGAAAGCCACGTCAACGCGATCGCGATCAACCAAGACGACGGTTGCGTCTTCACCTGCTCCTCGGATGGTTCGGTGAAGATATGGAGGAGGGTTTTCGGGGAGAGCTCGCACATCCTTACCATGACGCTAAAGTTCCAGCTCTCGCCGGTCAACGCCTTGGCACTGTCCTCGTCGCCGAGCACGTGCATCCTCTACTCCGGCTCGTCCGACGGGATCATCAACTTCTGGGAGAAGGAAAAGACCTCGGGAAGGTTCAACCACGGAGGTTTCCTGCAGGGTCACCACTTCGCGGTCCTTTGCTTGGCCGCCGTGGCGGATTTGATCTTCAGCGGCTCCGAAGACGCGACCATCAGGGTGTGGAGGAGAGAGGAAGGGAACTGCTTCCACACCTGTCTCGCGGTCATGGACGGGCACCACGGACCGGTGAAATGCCTGGCGGCAACTCTGGAGAGGGAGGCCACGGTGAAGGGCTTGCTGGTTTACAGCGCGAGCTTGGATCAGACGTTCAAGgtatggcgagtcaaggttTATCCCACAGAGAAGGTGAGCCCGCAACACTCGGCCATGGAGGATCAGCAAATCGATGGTGTGGATTTTGAGGCCAGTCCGGTATTGTCGCCCTCGTGGGTGGTGAAAAAGCTTCAGGTTTAA
- the LOC115737409 gene encoding LOW QUALITY PROTEIN: uncharacterized protein LOC115737409 (The sequence of the model RefSeq protein was modified relative to this genomic sequence to represent the inferred CDS: deleted 2 bases in 1 codon), whose protein sequence is MIACCSRSLALSRLDRALKLTSSYVVSRPVNIFEFAYHGVSCNWTMDKKDSQSSVEQKKKLKKIDLAWRPISTQATCFEAKDATIKSEGTTQVQEVHGSIIGPASIAEKDVAEAEIDITKSVISSSIPGVGADTEPVLYPEKHSISVEVGSSLMHFIKGKGGFTQKKIEEEMKVDIIFPSSRKDDHIVIEGDSREAVNSALEKIQTIIGEAVESPSLDYSHFVSLPLAIHPGLVDKLFSFQNCILGISNSSADAIVDMDSNEDNSEGEDSEQESRNVAVKLEVADGKEQVKVDVTSIPIVSYPPKATSSSSLSDFGIDKSIFIKPKTFHLTVLMLKLWNKDRVAAAAEVLQNISSKVRDALDNRPIFIRLKGLDCMSGSAAKACVLYAPPEEIGNEGRLLRACQVIIDAYTEAGLVLEKDAKQKLKLHATVMNARHRKSCKRRTRKVDSFDARGIFKQYGSEEWGDYLLREAHLSQRFVFDESGYYHCCASIPFPESMQLD, encoded by the exons ATGATCGCTTGCTGTTCCAGGTCTCTCGCGCTCTCTCG ATTGGATCGCGCACTAAAGCTCACGAGCTCATATGTGGTATCACGTCCTGTGAATATTTTTGAG TTTGCTTATCACGGTGTGAGTTGCAACTGGACAATGGACAAAAAGGATTCACAGAGTTCTGTGGAGCAGAAAAAGAAGCTGAAAAAAATTGACCTCGCATGGAGACCAATTTCTACTCAAGCTACTTGTTTTGAAG CTAAAGATGCGACAATCAAGTCGGAGGGTACTACTCAAGTTCAAGAAGTACATGGGAGCATAATTGGCCCAGCTTCAATTGCTGAGAAGGACGTAGCTGAAGCAGAAATTGATATAACTAAATCAGTTATCAGCTCTAGCATTCCAGGTGTTGGTGCAGATACAGAGCCTGTCCTTTATCCGGAAAAGCATAGTATTTCAGTTGAG GTAGGTTCTTCACTAATGCAtttcataaaaggaaaagg AGGATTTACTCAGAAGAAGATTGAGGAGGAGATGAAAGTTGATATTATATTTCCTTCATCAAGGAAGGATGATCACATTG TTATTGAAGGAGATTCCAGAGAAGCTGTGAATAGTGCATTGGAGAAGATTCAAACTATAATTGGTGAG GCAGTTGAAAGCCCAAGTCTCGATTACTCTCATTTTGTTTCACTTCCTTTGGCAATACACCCTGGATTGGTTGACAAGCTTTTCAGCTTTCAAAACTGCATACTGGGTATTAGCAATTCTTCTGCTGATGCGATCGTAGATATGGATTCAAATGAAGACAACTCTGAAGGGGAAGACAGTGAGCAGGAGTCAAGGAATGTTGCAGTCAAGCTTGAAGTTGCAGATGGGAAGGAACAAGTTAAGGTCGACGTCACCAGCATACCAATTGTTAGTTACCCACCAAAAGCAACATCATCTTCCTCATTATCTG ACTTCGGAATTGACAAATCCATATTTATCAAGCCAAAAACATTCCACTTAACTGTACTCATGTTGAAGTTGTGGAACAAAGATCGGGTTGCTGCAGCTGCTGAGGTTTTGCAG AATATCTCTTCAAAAGTCAGAGATGCATTGGATAACCGTCCCATCTTCATAAGGCTTAAGGGACTG GACTGCATG AGTGGTTCTGCGGCCAAAGCCTGTGTTCTTTATGCTCCTCCGGAAGAGATCGGCAATGAGGGCAGACTTTTACGTGCCTGTC AAGTTATTATTGATGCCTATACTGAGGCAGGACTTGTGTTAGAGAAAGATGCTAAACAAAAGTTAAAG TTGCACGCCACAGTCATGAATGCCAGGCACAGGAAAAGCTG CAAGAGGAGGACAAGAAAGGTGGATTCATTTGACGCAAGAGGGATATTCAAACAGTACGGATCCGAGGAATGGGGGGATTATCTCCTTCGTGAGGCTCATCTTTCACAAAGGTTTGTGTTCGATGAGAGCGGTTATTATCACTGTTGCGCTTCGATTCCCTTCCCAGAAAGCATGCAGCTGGACTGA
- the LOC115737411 gene encoding uncharacterized protein LOC115737411 — protein sequence MLERVLSMRRPSPHTDDGEGGGGDGDAASLSADESKTKKQNHVSILVARITNLSKLNHVCPWPCVLICLLVLFLIPSAIRHSRNIVCISDPYDPVSRARFFGFDGLESDFGSLGVPWCRSKHGKNVEWTSKDLLKGLEEFVPIYETRPIKNNMYGMGFDHSFGLWFIARWLKPDLLIESGAFKGHSTWVLRQAMPDTPIISLSPRHPEKYLKKGPAYVDGNCTYFAGKDFVDFGSMDWKTVMKKRGITDLSRVLIFFDDHQNELKRLKQARRAGFRHLVFEDNYDTGTGDHYSLRQICDQFYITGGGHSCFKFSDEARIRAKRKKFWEKAVDTDELCGPGEAWWGVRGNMRDNFNHSNEPISYTQHFQNSRFLESVLDVYWELPPVAGPSLTHQSRYDPARTSPPIVEDGRFRLFQRLGLSGFDRSVFNGYTQMVYVEVSKQ from the exons ATGCTCGAGAGAGTCCTCTCCATGCGCAGACCTTCGCCGCACACCGACGACGGcgaaggcggcggcggcgacggggaCGCCGCCTCCCTCTCCGCCGACGAGTCCAAGACCAAGAAGCAGAACCACGTCTCCATCCTCGTCGCCAGGATCACCAACCTCTCCAAGCTCAACCACGTCTGCCCCTGGCCCTGCGTCCTCATCTGCCTCCTCGTCCTCTTCCTCATCCCCTCCGCGATCCGCCACTCCCGTAACATTGTCTGCATCTCCGACCCCTACGACCCCGTCTCCCGCGCCCGCTTCTTCGGATTTGACGGCCTCGAGTCCGATTTCGGCTCGCTCGGCGTTCCTTGGT GCAGATCGAAACACGGAAAAAATGTTGAatggacatccaaggatttgCTCAAGGGGTTGGAAGAATTTGTACCTATATATGAAACCCGACCAATCAAGAATAATATGTATGGAATGGGCTTTGATCACAGCTTTGGCTTGTGGTTCATTGCACGGTGGCTTAAGCCAGATCTCCTGATAGAGAGTGGTGCTTTTAAGGGTCATTCGACTTGGGTCTTGCGGCAAGCAATGCCAGACACTCCAATTATTTCACTTTCACCCCGACATCCTGAGAAGTACCTAAAGAAGGGCCCTGCTTACGTTGATGGCAACTGCACGTACTTTGCTGGGAAggactttgttgattttggaagCATGGACTGGAAAACTGTGATGAAGAAACGCGGGATCACTGATCTCAGTcgtgttcttattttttttgacGATCATCAAAATGAGTTGAAAAG GCTCAAGCAAGCACGGAGAGCTGGTTTCAGGCATCTTGTTTTTGAGGACAATTATGATACTGGGACTGGAGATCATTATTCTTTAAGACAAATCTGTGACCAATTTTATATTACAG GGGGTGGCCACAGCTGCTTTAAGTTTAGCGATGAAGCCAGAATTAGAGCGAAGAGAAAGAAGTTCTGGGAGAAGGCAGTGGATACAGATGAGTTATGTGGTCCCGGCGAAGCTTGGTGGGGTGTTCGAGGCAATATGCGTGATAACTTCAACCACAGTAATGAACCTATCTCCTACACACAGCACTTTCAAAACAGCCGATTCCTCGAGTCAGTGCTTGATGTATATTGGGAGCTCCCTCCCGTTGCCGGCCCTTCTCTCACACATCAATCCCGATATGATCCTGCTCGCACCAGCCCTCCAATTGTGGAAGATGGTCGGTTTCGCTTATTTCAGCGGCTTGGCTTGTCGGGATTCGATCGTTCTGTATTTAACGGGTATACTCAGATGGTATATGTTGAGGTATCAAAACAATAG